One window from the genome of Erwinia sorbitola encodes:
- the menB gene encoding 1,4-dihydroxy-2-naphthoyl-CoA synthase, translated as MLYPDESLLYAPAQWRDCGAEFSDIRYHKTDDGIARITINRPEVRNAFRPLTVSEIQQALDNARRDPAVGVIVLTGEGDLAFCSGGDQKVRGDYGGYQDDAGVHHLNVLDLQRQIRTCPKPVVAMVAGYAVGGGHVLHMMCDLTIAADNARFGQTGPKVGSFDGGWGAAYMARIVGQKKAREIWFLCRMYNAQQALDMGLVNTVVPLAELEKETVRWCREMLQNSPMALRCLKAALNADCDGQAGLQELAGNATMLFYMTEEGQEGRNAFNEKRQPDFSNFRRNP; from the coding sequence ATGTTGTATCCAGATGAAAGCCTGCTGTATGCCCCGGCGCAGTGGCGGGATTGCGGCGCTGAGTTCAGCGATATTCGCTATCACAAAACCGATGACGGCATCGCCAGAATCACTATAAATCGTCCGGAAGTGCGTAATGCATTCCGCCCGTTAACGGTGAGTGAAATCCAGCAGGCGCTGGATAATGCCCGGCGCGATCCGGCGGTAGGCGTTATCGTACTGACCGGCGAAGGGGATCTTGCCTTCTGCTCTGGCGGCGACCAGAAAGTGCGCGGCGATTACGGCGGCTATCAGGATGACGCCGGGGTTCATCACCTTAATGTCCTCGACCTGCAACGCCAGATCCGTACCTGTCCAAAGCCGGTAGTGGCGATGGTGGCGGGCTATGCCGTCGGCGGCGGCCATGTGCTGCATATGATGTGTGACCTGACGATCGCCGCAGACAATGCGCGGTTTGGTCAGACCGGGCCAAAAGTTGGCTCTTTTGACGGCGGCTGGGGCGCTGCGTATATGGCACGCATTGTCGGCCAGAAAAAAGCACGTGAAATCTGGTTTCTCTGCCGCATGTATAACGCCCAACAGGCGCTGGATATGGGGCTGGTGAATACCGTAGTACCGCTGGCGGAGCTGGAAAAAGAGACGGTACGCTGGTGCCGCGAGATGCTGCAAAACAGCCCGATGGCTCTGCGCTGCCTGAAAGCGGCGCTTAATGCTGACTGTGACGGTCAGGCCGGTCTTCAGGAGCTGGCGGGCAACGCCACGATGCTGTTCTATATGACTGAAGAGGGGCAGGAAGGGCGCAATGCATTTAATGAAAAGCGCCAGCCTGATTTCAGCAACTTCCGGCGTAATCCATAA
- the menC gene encoding o-succinylbenzoate synthase: protein MRSATLYGYQVALDAGVVLRHQRLKARQGLLVKLSDEQGEGWGEIAPLPEFSVETPEQAQQQAVVWLTQWCAGKEPLESTLPSVAFGISCALAELTNRLPAEGEYRLAQLCSGDPDALFQQLLKQPEPLAKMKVGLYEAIRDGMQVNLLLEALPQLTLRLDANRSWTLEKALSFARYVSPELRSRIAFIEEPCRDREQSLAFAAETGINIAWDETLREHEDALTAAPGVVAVVIKPMLTGTIQRVQQQVLHAQMLGLTPVISSALESSLGLTQLARLAHWLTPGVLPGLDTLQLMQQQVLRAWPGSHLPMQDHEALQCLWQR, encoded by the coding sequence ATGCGCAGCGCCACGCTTTACGGATACCAGGTCGCGCTGGATGCCGGGGTAGTGCTGCGCCATCAGCGGCTCAAGGCGCGTCAGGGGCTGCTGGTTAAACTCTCTGATGAGCAGGGAGAAGGCTGGGGAGAGATTGCCCCGCTGCCGGAGTTCAGCGTCGAAACGCCGGAGCAGGCACAGCAGCAGGCCGTTGTGTGGCTGACACAGTGGTGCGCAGGCAAAGAACCTCTGGAAAGCACCCTGCCTTCGGTGGCCTTTGGCATCAGCTGTGCGCTGGCAGAGCTGACGAACCGGCTGCCTGCTGAGGGGGAATATCGTCTGGCACAATTGTGCAGCGGCGATCCGGATGCCCTGTTCCAGCAGCTGCTGAAGCAGCCCGAGCCGCTGGCTAAAATGAAAGTGGGTTTGTATGAGGCGATACGCGATGGAATGCAGGTCAACCTGCTGCTGGAGGCGCTGCCACAGCTGACTTTACGGCTGGATGCTAACCGCAGCTGGACGCTGGAAAAAGCGCTGAGTTTCGCTCGTTACGTTTCGCCAGAGCTGCGATCACGGATTGCCTTTATCGAGGAGCCGTGCCGGGACAGAGAGCAAAGCCTCGCCTTTGCCGCTGAAACCGGCATTAACATTGCCTGGGATGAAACCCTGCGTGAGCATGAGGATGCCCTGACCGCCGCTCCCGGCGTGGTGGCGGTGGTGATAAAACCGATGCTCACCGGCACTATTCAGCGTGTGCAGCAGCAGGTATTGCACGCGCAGATGCTGGGATTAACGCCGGTGATTAGCAGCGCGCTGGAGTCCAGCCTCGGGCTGACACAGCTGGCGCGGCTGGCACACTGGCTGACGCCGGGCGTGCTGCCGGGGCTAGATACGCTGCAACTGATGCAGCAGCAGGTGCTGCGTGCGTGGCCGGGCAGCCATTTGCCCATGCAGGATCATGAGGCGCTGCAATGTCTCTGGCAGCGATAG
- the menE gene encoding o-succinylbenzoate--CoA ligase encodes MSLAAIADWPWRRWQRSQPDALAIDNGDKSLNWQQLAQAIDEQAAGFRLQGVSAGDLVAVRSGNSLTALLAWLGLLACGARVLGLNPQLPEPQLHQLLPGLGPDFVLNLSDSACLDFPALALLPAAGHGCERWQPEKIATLTLTSGSTGLPKAAAHTFAAHLHSAAAVVGLMSFTRDDRWLLSLPLFHVSGQGILWRWLLAGATLVIPDDGGFNQALERSSVASLVPTQLWRLLHQPALPASLRAVLLGGAHIPAELTRRAEAAGLHCYCGYGMTETASTLCARRAGDLPGVGAPLTGHQVRVVAGEIWVRSPALAAGYWLNGSLRPLAGGDGWLHTGDVGRWHRGELLLEGRRDNLFFSGGESVQPEQIERIMLTHPAVTQVFVVPRADSEYGQRPVALVESTASLEELADWAAPKLAGYQRPVAWYPLPPASSGGIKRSRHQLREWVANQAQLCLRSLA; translated from the coding sequence ATGTCTCTGGCAGCGATAGCCGACTGGCCCTGGCGCCGCTGGCAGCGCTCTCAGCCTGATGCGCTCGCTATCGACAACGGTGATAAAAGCCTGAACTGGCAGCAGCTCGCACAGGCAATCGACGAGCAGGCAGCGGGCTTTCGCTTGCAGGGAGTGTCTGCGGGTGACCTGGTTGCGGTGCGCAGCGGCAACAGCCTGACGGCGCTGCTGGCGTGGCTTGGGCTGCTGGCCTGTGGGGCGCGGGTGCTGGGGCTGAATCCTCAGCTGCCGGAGCCGCAGTTACACCAGCTGCTGCCGGGGCTGGGACCTGATTTTGTGCTCAACCTGAGTGATTCAGCCTGTCTGGATTTTCCCGCGCTGGCGCTACTTCCGGCAGCGGGTCACGGCTGTGAGCGGTGGCAGCCGGAAAAAATTGCCACGCTAACCTTAACTTCTGGATCTACCGGGCTTCCCAAAGCGGCGGCTCACACCTTTGCTGCTCATCTGCACAGCGCGGCGGCGGTAGTCGGGCTGATGTCATTTACCCGTGACGATCGCTGGCTATTGTCGCTGCCGCTGTTTCACGTCTCCGGGCAGGGAATACTCTGGCGCTGGCTGCTGGCCGGAGCCACGCTGGTGATCCCTGATGATGGCGGATTTAATCAGGCGCTGGAGCGCAGTAGCGTGGCATCGCTGGTGCCGACGCAGCTCTGGCGTTTGCTGCATCAGCCCGCGCTACCCGCCAGCCTGCGTGCCGTGCTGTTGGGGGGCGCGCATATCCCCGCAGAACTGACGCGCCGGGCGGAGGCCGCAGGGTTGCACTGCTATTGCGGCTACGGAATGACGGAAACCGCTTCGACCCTGTGTGCCCGACGTGCGGGCGATCTTCCGGGGGTTGGCGCACCGCTGACGGGCCATCAGGTGCGCGTGGTGGCAGGGGAAATCTGGGTACGTTCGCCGGCGCTGGCTGCGGGATACTGGTTAAACGGATCGCTCAGGCCGCTGGCCGGTGGTGATGGCTGGCTGCATACCGGCGACGTCGGGCGCTGGCATCGGGGCGAGCTGCTGCTGGAAGGGCGGCGCGATAATCTGTTTTTCTCCGGCGGAGAGTCGGTGCAGCCTGAACAGATTGAACGGATAATGCTGACGCATCCGGCGGTGACGCAGGTATTTGTGGTACCCCGTGCCGATAGTGAATACGGCCAGCGTCCGGTGGCTCTGGTGGAAAGCACGGCGTCACTGGAGGAGCTGGCGGACTGGGCTGCGCCAAAGCTGGCCGGGTATCAGCGCCCCGTGGCCTGGTATCCGCTGCCGCCCGCCAGCAGCGGGGGGATTAAACGCTCACGCCATCAGCTGCGGGAGTGGGTGGCAAACCAGGCGCAGCTCTGTTTAAGGTCGCTGGCCTGA
- a CDS encoding nicotinamide mononucleotide deamidase-related protein YfaY, which translates to MIRVEMLSTGDEVLHGQIVDTNAAWLAGVLFEQGLPMTSRQTVGDNLQDLVTVLTERSKVADVLIVNGGLGPTSDDLSALAAATAAGVELEVHTEWLEKMTAYFASRGKVMAASNRKQAEIPQGAEMLDNPVGTACGFAMQLNRCWIFFTPGVPSEYQVMVNDQILPRLKTRFPLQDPPVCLRMTTFGRGESDLASEIEPLPLPEGVVMGYRASMPIIELKLNGPVSKLPEMEQFWQQVREIAGESVIFEGVETLPEQLARRLKEHKLSLAVSEQFSAGLLQWQLVSAGAPLAVGNVLPAQSESLGLLAARSQQLAKQNHARLSLVVGGLDDDRLGFALHTPDGTYAQKVKFNVGRYSLKARQEMVAMLAMNMLRRWLNGQSVSTGHGWINVVETL; encoded by the coding sequence ATGATAAGAGTGGAAATGCTCTCAACCGGCGACGAAGTTCTGCACGGGCAGATCGTCGACACCAACGCCGCCTGGCTGGCTGGCGTACTGTTCGAGCAGGGCCTGCCGATGACCAGTCGTCAGACGGTAGGGGACAACCTGCAAGATCTGGTGACGGTGCTGACAGAGCGCAGCAAGGTGGCTGATGTATTAATCGTTAATGGCGGTCTTGGCCCCACCAGCGATGATCTGAGTGCGCTGGCGGCGGCGACCGCAGCTGGAGTTGAGCTGGAAGTTCATACTGAGTGGCTGGAAAAAATGACCGCGTACTTTGCCAGCCGTGGCAAGGTGATGGCCGCCAGCAATCGCAAGCAGGCTGAAATTCCGCAGGGCGCGGAGATGCTCGATAATCCGGTGGGCACCGCCTGCGGTTTTGCGATGCAGCTTAATCGCTGCTGGATTTTCTTCACCCCCGGTGTCCCTTCTGAATATCAGGTGATGGTGAACGATCAGATTTTACCGCGCCTCAAAACCCGCTTTCCGCTACAGGATCCGCCGGTATGTCTGCGCATGACCACTTTTGGTCGCGGTGAAAGCGATCTGGCTTCAGAGATTGAACCGCTGCCGCTGCCGGAAGGCGTGGTGATGGGCTATCGCGCATCGATGCCAATTATTGAGCTGAAGCTGAATGGCCCGGTCTCAAAACTGCCTGAGATGGAGCAGTTCTGGCAGCAGGTGCGGGAGATTGCCGGTGAGAGCGTGATCTTTGAAGGCGTTGAAACACTGCCTGAGCAGCTGGCGCGTCGTCTGAAAGAGCATAAGCTGTCGCTGGCAGTCAGCGAGCAGTTCAGCGCCGGGCTGCTGCAGTGGCAGCTGGTCTCAGCCGGGGCACCGCTGGCGGTAGGTAATGTGCTGCCTGCTCAGAGTGAGTCGCTGGGCCTGCTGGCCGCGCGCAGTCAGCAGCTTGCCAAACAAAACCACGCCCGACTTTCGCTGGTGGTAGGGGGGCTGGACGACGATCGCCTGGGCTTTGCCCTGCATACGCCGGACGGTACCTATGCGCAGAAAGTGAAGTTCAACGTCGGCCGCTATAGCCTGAAAGCCCGTCAGGAGATGGTGGCGATGCTGGCGATGAATATGCTGCGTCGCTGGCTGAATGGTCAGTCGGTCAGTACCGGGCACGGCTGGATCAATGTAGTGGAGACGTTATAA
- the yfaE gene encoding class I ribonucleotide reductase maintenance protein YfaE: MASIKLRTSGTQIECRDDEQLSLLATLESHRVCVEYQCREGYCGSCRTRLLKGKVSYSAKPLAFVQPGEILPCCCKANGDIEIEL; the protein is encoded by the coding sequence ATGGCCAGCATTAAACTGCGTACTTCAGGTACGCAGATTGAGTGCCGCGATGATGAGCAGCTATCCCTGCTTGCCACGCTGGAATCCCATCGCGTTTGCGTGGAGTACCAGTGTCGCGAGGGCTACTGCGGCTCCTGCCGTACTCGCCTGCTGAAGGGCAAAGTCAGCTACAGCGCAAAACCGCTGGCTTTTGTGCAGCCGGGTGAAATTTTACCCTGCTGCTGCAAAGCTAACGGGGATATCGAGATCGAACTGTAG
- the nrdB gene encoding class Ia ribonucleoside-diphosphate reductase subunit beta: MAYTTFSQNKNNQLLEPMFFGQPVNVARFDQQKYDIFEKLIEKQLSFFWRPEEVDVSRDRIDYQALPDHEKHIFISNLKYQTLLDSIQGRSPNVALLPLISIPELETWIETWAFSETIHSRSYTHIIRNIVNDPSLVFDDIVTNEQILSRAKDISGYYDDLIEMTSYWHLLGEGTHEVNGKTVTVSLRALKKQLYICLMSVNALEAIRFYVSFACSFAFAERELMEGNAKIIKLIARDEALHLTGTQHMLNLLRSGEDDPEMAEIASECRQECYDLFVLAAEQEKEWAEYLFSGGSMIGLNKDILWQYIEYITNIRMNAVGLDLPFKTRSNPIPWINSWLVSDNVQVAPQEVEVSSYLVGQIDSEVNADDLSDFEL, encoded by the coding sequence ATGGCTTACACCACATTTTCGCAGAATAAAAACAATCAGCTGTTAGAACCGATGTTCTTTGGTCAGCCGGTAAACGTGGCGCGTTTTGACCAGCAGAAGTATGACATCTTTGAAAAGCTGATTGAAAAACAGCTCTCTTTCTTCTGGCGTCCGGAAGAAGTTGACGTCTCCCGCGACCGTATCGACTATCAGGCTCTGCCGGATCACGAAAAGCACATTTTTATCAGCAACCTGAAGTATCAGACGCTGCTGGATTCTATTCAGGGCCGTAGTCCTAACGTGGCGCTGTTGCCGCTGATCTCCATTCCTGAGCTGGAAACCTGGATTGAAACCTGGGCGTTTTCGGAAACCATTCACTCACGCTCTTATACCCATATCATCCGTAATATTGTGAACGATCCGTCGCTGGTCTTTGACGATATCGTGACCAACGAGCAGATCCTGTCCCGCGCCAAAGATATCTCCGGCTACTACGACGATCTGATTGAGATGACCAGCTACTGGCATCTGCTGGGTGAAGGTACCCATGAAGTTAACGGCAAAACCGTTACAGTCAGCCTGCGCGCGCTGAAAAAGCAGCTCTATATCTGCCTGATGAGCGTCAATGCGCTGGAAGCTATCCGCTTCTACGTCAGCTTTGCCTGCTCGTTTGCCTTTGCCGAGCGCGAACTGATGGAAGGCAACGCCAAAATTATCAAGCTGATCGCCCGTGATGAAGCACTGCACCTGACCGGAACTCAGCATATGCTGAACCTGCTGCGCAGCGGTGAAGACGATCCGGAAATGGCAGAAATTGCCAGCGAGTGTCGCCAGGAGTGCTACGACCTGTTTGTACTGGCAGCCGAGCAGGAAAAAGAGTGGGCAGAATATCTGTTCAGCGGCGGTTCAATGATCGGCCTGAACAAAGACATTCTGTGGCAGTACATTGAGTACATCACCAATATCCGCATGAACGCTGTAGGTCTGGATCTGCCGTTTAAAACCCGCTCAAACCCGATCCCATGGATCAACTCATGGCTGGTTTCCGATAACGTGCAGGTTGCGCCGCAGGAAGTAGAAGTCAGCTCGTATCTGGTCGGTCAGATTGATTCTGAAGTCAACGCCGACGACCTCAGCGACTTCGAGCTGTAA
- the nrdA gene encoding class 1a ribonucleoside-diphosphate reductase subunit alpha: protein MNQSLLVTKRDGRTERIDLDKIHRVLDWAAEGLQNVSVSQVELRSHIQFYEGIRTSDIHETVIKSAADLISKDAPDYQYMAARLAIFHLRKKAYGQFEPPKLIDQVTRMVEMGKYDRHLLEDYSAEEFELMDGFIDHWRDMNFSYAAVKQLEGKYLVQNRVSGEIYESAQFLYILVAACLFSGYPRDTRLDYVKRFYDAISTFKISLPTPIMSGVRTPTRQFSSCVLIECGDSLDSINATSSAIVKYVSQRAGIGINAGRIRALGSPIRGGEAFHTGCIPFYKHFQTAVKSCSQGGVRGGAATLFYPMWHLEVESLLVLKNNRGVEGNRVRHMDYGVQINKLMYQRLLKGEDITLFSPSDVPGLYDAFFANQEEFERLYTKYEKDDSIRKQRIKAVDLFSLMMQERASTGRIYIQNVDHCNTHSPFDPAIAPVRQSNLCLEIALPTKPLLDINDENGEIALCTLSAFNLGAIESLDDLQELATLAVRALDALLDYQDYPIPAAKRGAMGRRTLGIGVINYAYYLAKNGVRYSDGSANILTHQTFEAIQYWLLKASNDLAIEQGACPWFNETTYSQGILPIDTYKKDLDAICNTPLLLDWEALRESVKKHGLRNSTLSALMPSETSSQISNATNGIEPPRGHISIKASKDGILRQVVPEYERLKDNYELLWDMPNNDGYLQLVGLMQKFIDQAISSNTNYDPTRFANGKVPMKQLLKDLLTAYKFGVKTLYYQNTRDGAEDTQEDLAPSIQDDGCESGACKI from the coding sequence ATGAATCAGAGTCTGCTTGTAACCAAACGCGATGGTCGCACCGAGCGTATCGATCTCGATAAAATCCACCGTGTTCTCGACTGGGCTGCCGAAGGACTACAAAACGTCTCCGTCTCTCAGGTTGAACTGCGATCCCACATCCAGTTCTACGAAGGTATCCGCACTTCTGATATCCATGAAACTGTCATTAAGTCCGCTGCTGACCTGATCTCCAAGGATGCCCCTGACTATCAGTATATGGCCGCCCGTCTGGCCATCTTCCACCTGCGCAAAAAAGCGTATGGTCAGTTCGAGCCGCCAAAACTGATCGACCAGGTTACCCGTATGGTTGAGATGGGCAAATATGACCGTCACCTGCTGGAAGACTACAGCGCGGAAGAGTTTGAGCTGATGGACGGCTTTATCGACCACTGGCGCGATATGAACTTCTCCTATGCGGCAGTTAAGCAGTTAGAAGGTAAGTATCTGGTGCAGAACCGCGTAAGCGGTGAAATCTATGAAAGCGCCCAGTTCCTCTACATTCTGGTCGCCGCCTGCCTGTTCTCCGGCTACCCGCGCGACACCCGTCTGGACTATGTGAAGCGTTTCTATGATGCGATCTCAACCTTTAAGATCTCACTGCCTACGCCAATTATGTCCGGCGTGCGTACCCCAACGCGCCAGTTCAGCTCTTGCGTACTGATTGAGTGTGGCGACAGCCTTGACTCTATCAATGCCACCTCCAGCGCCATTGTGAAATATGTTTCTCAGCGTGCCGGTATCGGCATCAACGCGGGCCGTATTCGTGCTCTGGGCAGCCCGATTCGTGGCGGCGAAGCCTTCCACACCGGCTGTATCCCGTTCTATAAGCATTTCCAGACTGCGGTTAAATCCTGCTCTCAGGGCGGCGTACGCGGCGGGGCAGCCACGCTGTTCTATCCGATGTGGCATCTGGAAGTAGAAAGCCTGCTGGTGCTGAAAAACAACCGTGGCGTGGAAGGTAACCGCGTACGTCATATGGACTACGGTGTTCAGATCAACAAGCTGATGTACCAGCGCCTGCTGAAGGGCGAAGATATTACCCTGTTCAGCCCGTCTGATGTGCCGGGTCTGTACGATGCCTTCTTCGCTAATCAGGAAGAGTTCGAGCGTCTTTACACCAAATATGAGAAAGACGACAGCATTCGCAAACAGCGTATCAAAGCTGTGGATCTCTTCTCGCTGATGATGCAGGAACGCGCCTCTACTGGCCGTATCTATATCCAGAACGTTGACCACTGCAACACCCACAGCCCGTTTGACCCGGCGATTGCTCCGGTGCGCCAGTCTAACCTGTGCCTGGAAATTGCCCTGCCAACCAAGCCGCTGCTGGATATTAACGACGAAAACGGCGAAATCGCCCTGTGTACGCTGTCAGCATTTAACCTCGGCGCGATTGAGAGCCTGGACGATCTGCAAGAGCTGGCGACGCTGGCGGTGCGTGCGCTGGATGCCCTGCTCGACTATCAGGACTACCCGATCCCGGCGGCAAAACGCGGTGCAATGGGTCGTCGTACTCTGGGTATTGGCGTAATTAACTACGCTTACTACCTGGCGAAAAACGGCGTGCGTTACTCTGACGGCAGCGCCAACATACTGACTCATCAGACTTTCGAAGCGATCCAGTACTGGCTGCTGAAAGCGTCCAACGATCTGGCTATCGAACAGGGTGCCTGCCCGTGGTTCAACGAAACCACCTATTCACAGGGCATTCTGCCGATCGATACCTATAAGAAAGACCTGGACGCGATCTGCAATACCCCGCTGCTGCTCGACTGGGAAGCACTGCGCGAATCCGTTAAAAAACACGGTCTGCGTAACTCCACCCTTTCTGCACTGATGCCGTCTGAAACCTCTTCGCAGATTTCTAACGCCACCAACGGGATTGAACCGCCACGCGGCCATATCAGTATTAAAGCGTCTAAAGACGGTATACTGCGTCAGGTGGTGCCGGAATATGAGCGTCTGAAAGATAACTACGAACTGCTGTGGGATATGCCAAATAACGACGGCTACCTGCAACTGGTCGGCCTGATGCAGAAGTTTATCGATCAGGCAATTTCGTCGAACACCAACTATGACCCAACGCGCTTTGCCAATGGTAAGGTGCCGATGAAGCAGCTGCTGAAAGACCTGCTGACTGCTTATAAGTTTGGCGTGAAAACGCTTTACTATCAGAACACGCGTGACGGTGCTGAAGATACCCAGGAAGACCTGGCACCATCTATTCAGGATGATGGCTGCGAAAGCGGTGCCTGCAAGATCTAA
- the ubiG gene encoding bifunctional 2-polyprenyl-6-hydroxyphenol methylase/3-demethylubiquinol 3-O-methyltransferase UbiG, with protein MKAEQNAGAQNVDHGEIAKFEAVASRWWDLEGEFKPLHRINPLRLGWIAQHADGLFGKKVLDVGCGGGILAESMAREGANVTGLDMGAEPLQIARLHALESGVTIDYVQQTVEEHAEQFAGQYDVVTCMEMLEHVPDPRSVVHACARLVKPGGEVFFSTLNRNSKSWLMAIIGAEYVLRMVPRGTHDIKKFIRPAELLNWVDETPLRERHIIGLHYNPVTNHFKLAPGVDVNYMVHTHRAIDA; from the coding sequence ATGAAAGCAGAACAAAACGCGGGCGCGCAGAACGTTGATCACGGTGAAATTGCGAAATTCGAAGCAGTAGCGTCGCGCTGGTGGGATCTGGAAGGCGAATTTAAGCCCCTGCACCGGATTAATCCCCTGCGCCTTGGCTGGATTGCCCAGCATGCTGACGGGCTGTTTGGTAAAAAAGTGCTGGATGTAGGCTGCGGCGGCGGCATTCTTGCAGAAAGCATGGCCCGTGAAGGTGCCAATGTTACCGGGCTGGATATGGGCGCAGAGCCATTGCAGATAGCACGCCTGCACGCGCTGGAAAGCGGCGTCACTATTGACTATGTGCAGCAGACGGTAGAAGAACACGCAGAGCAGTTCGCCGGGCAGTACGATGTGGTGACCTGTATGGAGATGCTGGAGCACGTGCCGGATCCGCGCTCAGTGGTTCACGCCTGCGCTCGCCTGGTTAAACCGGGCGGTGAGGTGTTCTTCTCCACCCTTAACCGCAACAGCAAATCCTGGCTGATGGCGATTATCGGCGCAGAATACGTGCTGCGGATGGTGCCGCGCGGTACCCACGACATTAAAAAGTTTATCCGCCCGGCAGAGCTGCTGAACTGGGTTGATGAAACGCCGCTGCGCGAGCGCCACATCATCGGCCTGCACTACAACCCGGTCACCAACCACTTCAAACTGGCACCGGGCGTTGACGTGAATTATATGGTGCATACGCACAGAGCTATTGATGCGTAA